In Tsuneonella dongtanensis, a single window of DNA contains:
- a CDS encoding ImmA/IrrE family metallo-endopeptidase, producing the protein MKAATLSPGISGEITRAPDGTYTIRVNRHDPKRRQRFTVAHELAHFLLHRDQIGNGIQDDKLYRSSLSDRREQEANRLAADILMPPHLIDAALNDAIEKDVGDRLAHLANELNVSEPAMSVRLETLRIDIDGA; encoded by the coding sequence GTGAAAGCTGCTACGCTTTCGCCAGGGATATCAGGCGAAATCACCCGCGCGCCAGATGGCACTTACACCATACGCGTCAATCGGCATGACCCAAAGCGGCGGCAGCGTTTCACAGTGGCTCACGAACTAGCCCATTTTCTTCTTCACCGAGATCAGATTGGAAATGGCATTCAGGACGATAAGCTGTATCGTTCGTCCTTGAGTGATCGCAGGGAGCAGGAGGCTAACCGCCTTGCAGCCGATATATTGATGCCGCCACATCTAATTGACGCAGCATTAAATGACGCAATCGAAAAAGATGTGGGTGATCGACTCGCGCATCTTGCAAATGAGCTGAATGTCTCTGAACCAGCGATGTCAGTGAGGCTGGAGACACTTCGGATCGACATAGATGGCGCTTAG